In Peromyscus eremicus chromosome 2, PerEre_H2_v1, whole genome shotgun sequence, a single genomic region encodes these proteins:
- the Aldh1b1 gene encoding aldehyde dehydrogenase X, mitochondrial, which produces MLSIRFLTPRLLCLQGRTTSYSTAAALPNPIPNPEIRYNKLFINNEWHDAVSKKTFPTVNPTTGEVIGHVAEGDRADVDLAVKAAREAFRLGSPWRRMDASERGRLLNRLADLVERDRVYLASLETLDNGKPFQESYVLDLDEVIKVYRYFAGWADKWHGKTIPMDGEHFCFTRHEPVGVCGQIIPWNFPLVMQGWKLAPALATGNTVVMKVAEQTPLSALYLASLIKEAGFPPGVVNIITGYGPTAGAAIAQHMDVDKVAFTGSTEVGHLIQKAAGDSNLKRVTLELGGKSPSIVLADADMGHAVEQCHEALFFNMGQCCCAGSRTFVEESIYPEFLERTVEKAKQRRVGNPFELDTQQGPQVDKEQFERILGYIRLGQKEGAKLLCGGERFGDRGFFIKPTVFGDVQDDMKIAKEEIFGPVQPLFKFKKIEEVIERANNTRYGLAAAVFTRDLDKAIYFSQALQAGTVWVNTYNIVTCHTPFGGFKESGNGRELGEDGLRAYTEVKTVTIKVPEKNS; this is translated from the coding sequence ATGTTGAGCATCCGATTCTTGACTCCCCGGCTGCTCTGCCTCCAGGGCAGAACTACCTCGTACTCGACCGCAGCTGCTCTCCCGAACCCAATCCCAAACCCAGAGATTCGCTACAACAAGCTGTTCATCAACAATGAGTGGCATGATGCAGTCAGCAAAAAGACCTTCCCCACAGTGAACCCCACCACAGGCGAGGTCATTGGGCATGTGGCCGAAGGTGACCGGGCAGATGTGGACCTGGCTGTGAAAGCAGCTCGGGAGGCCTTCCGCCTGGGGTCCCCATGGCGCAGGATGGATGCCTCAGAGCGGGGCCGGCTGTTGAACCGCTTGGCTGACCTTGTGGAACGGGATCGCGTGTACTTGGCCTCACTGGAGACCCTAGATAATGGGAAACCATTCCAGGAGTCTTATGTCTTGGACCTGGATGAAGTCATCAAGGTGTACCGTTACTTTGCTGGCTGGGCCGACAAGTGGCATGGTAAGACCATCCCTATGGATGGGGAGCATTTCTGCTTCACCCGGCATGAGCCAGTGGGTGTCTGTGGCCAGATAATCCCATGGAATTTCCCATTGGTCATGCAGGGCTGGAAGTTGGCCCCAGCACTTGCCACAGGCAACACCGTGGTCATGAAGGTGGCAGAGCAAACCCCACTTTCTGCCCTGTACTTGGCCTCCCTCATCAAGGAGGCAGGGTTTCCCCCAGGAGTGGTGAACATCATCACTGGCTATGGCCCCACGGCAGGAGCAGCCATAGCCCAGCATATGGATGTGGATAAAGTTGCCTTCACCGGCTCCACCGAGGTGGGCCACCTGATCCAGAAAGCGGCTGGTGATTCCAACCTCAAGAGAGTCACCTTGGAGCTGGGCGGGAAGAGCCCCAGCATTGTGCTGGCAGACGCTGACATGGGTCATGCTGTCGAGCAGTGTCACGAAGCCCTTTTCTTCAACATGGGCCAGTGCTGCTGCGCAGGCTCCCGGACATTTGTGGAAGAATCCATCTATCCCGAGTTTCTCGAGAGAACCGTGGAGAAAGCCAAGCAGAGGAGAGTAGGGAACCCCTTCGAGCTGGACACCCAGCAGGGGCCTCAGGTGGACAAGGAGCAGTTTGAACGAATCCTGGGCTACATCCGGCTTGGTCAGAAGGAGGGGGCAAAACTTCTCTGTGGTGGGGAGCGTTTTGGGGATCGTGGCTTCTTCATCAAGCCCACAGTCTTTGGGGACGTGCAGGATGACATGAAGATTGCCAAGGAGGAGATCTTTGGGCCTGTGCAGCCTCTGTTCAAGTTCAAGAAGATTGAGGAAGTGATTGAGAGAGCTAACAACACCAGGTATGGCCTGGCTGCGGCTGTGTTCACCCGAGACCTGGACAAGGCCATATACTTCAGCCAGGCCCTGCAAGCTGGGACTGTGTGGGTGAACACCTACAATATTGTCACCTGCCACACACCGTTTGGAGGCTTTAAGGAATCCGGCAACGGGCGGGAGCTGGGGGAAGATGGGCTTAGAGCCTACACGGAGGTGAAGACTGTCACCATCAAGGTTCCGGAGAAGAACTCCTGA